A genomic window from Pseudomonas argentinensis includes:
- a CDS encoding DUF924 family protein, whose amino-acid sequence MAPWQPLLDWWFGPAGTAVQSAAEKQRLWFGKRDEQDAEASNRFGVLVEQALAGELQGWSADPRGWLAHVLLLDQLPRMIHRDTPLAFAGDARARELAEEGIIQGWDRALSPLQRVFIYLVLEHAEDPHRQTRAVQLFGELAEGAGDAERELFAGFLDYALRHQQVIQRFGRFPHRNEVLGRASSADELRFLAEPGSRF is encoded by the coding sequence ATGGCGCCCTGGCAGCCGTTGCTCGACTGGTGGTTCGGCCCCGCGGGCACGGCCGTGCAGAGCGCTGCCGAGAAGCAGCGGCTGTGGTTCGGCAAGCGTGACGAGCAGGATGCCGAAGCCAGCAATCGCTTTGGCGTGTTGGTCGAGCAGGCGTTGGCTGGCGAGCTGCAGGGCTGGTCGGCAGACCCGCGTGGCTGGCTGGCCCATGTGCTGTTGCTCGACCAACTGCCGCGCATGATCCACCGCGACACACCGCTGGCTTTTGCCGGTGATGCTCGCGCTCGCGAACTGGCGGAAGAAGGCATCATCCAGGGTTGGGATCGGGCGCTGTCGCCCCTGCAGCGGGTGTTCATCTACCTGGTGCTCGAGCATGCCGAGGATCCCCATCGGCAGACCCGCGCCGTGCAGCTATTCGGCGAACTCGCCGAAGGGGCTGGCGATGCCGAGCGCGAGCTGTTCGCCGGCTTTCTCGACTACGCCCTGCGGCACCAGCAGGTCATCCAGCGCTTCGGGCGCTTCCCCCATCGCAACGAGGTTCTCGGGCGCGCCAGCAGCGCGGACGAGTTGCGCTTTCTCGCGGAACCGGGCTCGCGCTTCTGA
- the bamE gene encoding outer membrane protein assembly factor BamE domain-containing protein, whose amino-acid sequence MRLRFLALLAGCVMLAACGKVNQENYAKLYSGMNKAEVEALLGKPSECSGALGMSSCTWGDQVTFISVQYAGDKVIMFSAKGLK is encoded by the coding sequence ATGCGCCTGCGCTTTCTCGCGCTGCTGGCGGGCTGCGTCATGCTGGCCGCCTGCGGCAAGGTCAACCAGGAAAACTATGCCAAGCTCTATTCGGGGATGAACAAGGCCGAGGTGGAGGCTCTGCTGGGCAAACCGAGCGAATGCTCCGGCGCGCTGGGCATGTCCAGCTGCACCTGGGGCGATCAGGTGACTTTCATCAGTGTCCAGTACGCCGGTGACAAGGTGATCATGTTTTCTGCAAAAGGATTGAAGTGA
- a CDS encoding lipocalin family protein: MNKRTLGVMALGASLLVGCANSGTGEAPPKTVESVDLERYQGTWYEVARLPMFFQRNCVESEAHYGLQDDGSVSVTNRCREADGQWSQVQGRAVPQVEGKTDKLWVTFDNWFSRLLPGVSKGEYWVLDLDDDYQTALVGHPNRTYLWLLSRTPTISNEVRDELLSVARAQGYDTRELIWRDGAKPAQ; the protein is encoded by the coding sequence ATGAACAAACGTACCCTGGGTGTGATGGCGCTGGGCGCCTCGCTGCTGGTCGGCTGCGCCAATTCCGGCACCGGCGAGGCGCCGCCGAAGACCGTCGAATCCGTCGACCTCGAGCGCTATCAGGGCACCTGGTACGAGGTGGCGCGCCTGCCGATGTTCTTCCAGCGCAACTGCGTGGAGTCCGAAGCCCACTACGGCTTGCAGGACGACGGCAGCGTATCGGTCACCAACCGCTGCCGCGAGGCCGATGGCCAGTGGTCCCAGGTCCAGGGGCGCGCCGTGCCCCAGGTCGAAGGCAAGACCGACAAGCTGTGGGTGACCTTCGACAATTGGTTCAGCCGCCTGCTGCCCGGCGTGAGCAAGGGCGAGTACTGGGTGCTGGACCTGGACGACGACTACCAGACCGCCCTGGTCGGCCATCCGAACCGCACGTACCTGTGGCTGTTGTCGCGTACCCCGACGATTTCCAACGAGGTGCGCGATGAGCTGCTGTCCGTGGCCCGTGCCCAGGGGTATGACACCCGCGAGCTGATCTGGCGCGACGGCGCCAAGCCGGCGCAGTGA
- the pip gene encoding prolyl aminopeptidase — MQTLYPEIKPYARHELAVDAPHVLYVDESGSADGLPVLFVHGGPGGGCDAASRRYFDPTLYRIVTFDQRGCGRSTPHASLENNTTWDLVADMERIREHLGIDRWVLFGGSWGSTLSLAYAQAHPDRVQALILRGIFLCRPQEFKWFYQEGASRLFPDYWQDYLAPIPAEEQGDLMQAFYKRLTGADQIAQMHAAKAWSCWEGRTATLRPNPQVVERFAESLRALSIARIECHYFVNDAFLEPNQLLRDMPKIAHLPGIIVHGRYDAICPLDNAWALHQAWPNSELQIIREAGHSAAEPGIADALVRAADEIAHRLLDLAPDEA; from the coding sequence ATGCAGACGCTGTATCCGGAGATCAAACCGTACGCCCGTCATGAGCTGGCGGTAGACGCCCCGCACGTGCTCTACGTCGATGAGAGCGGCTCGGCGGATGGTCTGCCGGTGCTGTTCGTGCATGGCGGCCCCGGGGGCGGGTGCGACGCGGCCAGCCGCCGCTACTTCGACCCGACCCTGTACCGCATCGTCACCTTCGACCAGCGCGGCTGCGGCCGCTCCACGCCCCACGCCAGCCTGGAGAACAACACCACCTGGGATCTGGTCGCCGACATGGAGCGTATCCGCGAGCACCTGGGTATCGACAGGTGGGTGCTGTTCGGCGGCTCCTGGGGCTCGACCCTGTCGCTGGCCTACGCCCAGGCCCACCCGGATCGCGTACAGGCGCTGATCCTGCGTGGCATCTTCCTGTGCCGCCCCCAGGAGTTCAAATGGTTCTACCAGGAGGGCGCCAGCCGCCTGTTCCCCGATTACTGGCAGGATTACCTCGCGCCCATCCCGGCCGAAGAGCAGGGCGATCTGATGCAGGCCTTCTACAAGCGCCTGACCGGCGCCGACCAGATCGCCCAGATGCACGCCGCCAAGGCCTGGTCGTGCTGGGAAGGGCGTACCGCCACCCTGCGGCCCAACCCGCAGGTGGTCGAGCGTTTCGCCGAGAGCCTGCGCGCGCTGTCGATCGCCCGTATCGAGTGCCATTACTTCGTCAACGATGCCTTTCTGGAGCCCAACCAGCTGCTGCGCGACATGCCGAAGATCGCCCACCTGCCGGGCATCATCGTGCATGGCCGCTACGACGCCATCTGCCCGCTGGACAACGCCTGGGCACTGCATCAGGCATGGCCCAACAGCGAGCTGCAGATCATCCGCGAGGCAGGCCATTCGGCCGCCGAGCCAGGTATCGCCGACGCCCTGGTGCGCGCCGCCGACGAGATCGCTCACCGCCTGCTCGACCTGGCGCCGGACGAAGCATGA
- the dtd gene encoding D-aminoacyl-tRNA deacylase — MKALLQRVSSARVDAAGETVGAIDQGLLVLVGVEPQDTEASCAKVLHKLLNYRVFSDAAGKMNLSLKDIGGGLLLVSQFTLAADTRSGLRPGFSTAAPPALGEALFDHLLEQARAQHSQVASGRFGADMQVHLVNDGPVTFLLET, encoded by the coding sequence ATGAAGGCGCTGCTGCAACGGGTTTCCAGCGCCCGCGTGGATGCCGCCGGCGAGACCGTCGGCGCCATCGACCAGGGCCTGCTGGTGCTGGTCGGCGTCGAGCCTCAGGACACTGAAGCCAGCTGCGCCAAGGTGCTGCACAAGCTGCTCAACTACCGGGTGTTCAGCGACGCGGCGGGCAAGATGAACCTGTCGCTCAAGGACATCGGTGGCGGCCTGTTGCTGGTTTCCCAGTTCACCCTGGCCGCCGATACCCGCAGCGGCCTGCGTCCTGGTTTCTCCACCGCCGCGCCACCCGCCCTGGGCGAAGCGCTGTTCGACCATCTGCTCGAGCAGGCACGGGCGCAACACTCCCAGGTGGCCAGCGGGCGTTTCGGTGCCGACATGCAGGTGCACCTGGTCAATGACGGCCCGGTGACCTTCCTGCTGGAAACCTGA
- a CDS encoding transporter substrate-binding domain-containing protein, with the protein MKKLVASLLLSVCAFTSLAQAGVIDDAVKRGTLRVGMDPTYMPFEMTNKRGEIIGFEVDLLKAMTKAMGVKLELVSTSYDGIIPALLTDKFDMIGSGMTLTQERNLRINFSEPFIVVGQTLLIRKELADKVKSYKDLNSADYRITSKIGTTGEMVAKKLIAQAKYSGFDNEQEAVMDVVNGKADAFIYDAPYNVVAVNKAGAGKLVFLDEPFTFEPLAFGLKKGDHDSLNWINNWLHQIREDGTYDRIHAKWFKSTNWLKEME; encoded by the coding sequence ATGAAAAAGCTTGTCGCCTCACTGCTGTTATCCGTCTGCGCCTTCACCAGCCTCGCCCAGGCTGGCGTCATCGACGACGCGGTCAAGCGCGGGACCCTGCGCGTGGGCATGGACCCGACCTACATGCCCTTCGAGATGACCAACAAGCGCGGCGAGATCATCGGCTTCGAAGTCGACCTGCTCAAGGCGATGACCAAGGCGATGGGCGTCAAGCTGGAGCTGGTGTCCACCTCCTACGATGGCATCATCCCGGCCCTGCTGACCGACAAGTTCGACATGATCGGCTCGGGCATGACCCTGACCCAGGAGCGCAACCTGCGCATCAACTTCTCCGAGCCCTTCATCGTGGTTGGCCAGACCCTGCTGATCCGCAAGGAGCTGGCCGACAAGGTCAAGAGCTACAAGGATCTGAACAGCGCCGACTACCGCATCACCTCGAAGATCGGCACCACCGGCGAGATGGTCGCCAAGAAGCTGATCGCCCAAGCCAAGTACAGCGGCTTCGACAACGAGCAGGAAGCGGTGATGGACGTGGTCAACGGCAAGGCCGATGCCTTCATCTACGACGCGCCGTACAACGTCGTGGCGGTGAACAAGGCCGGTGCCGGCAAGCTGGTGTTCCTCGACGAGCCGTTCACCTTCGAGCCCCTGGCGTTCGGCCTGAAGAAGGGCGACCACGACAGCCTCAACTGGATCAACAACTGGCTGCACCAGATCCGCGAAGACGGTACCTACGATCGGATCCACGCCAAGTGGTTCAAGAGCACTAACTGGCTGAAAGAAATGGAGTAA
- a CDS encoding amino acid ABC transporter permease — MAKQKKAQWPWHLLTGLILVVGILAIWYSTSLISYEWRWNRVPQYFAYHAEEAQRAADHGRVESISRQGDDALVTLLGESGEQQQLSVAGDSLQLSEGDDVAEGDVIGVNRHWAAGPLLWGLWTTLWISVAAGVFGLLIGLVTGLCRLSANPTLRHLSTLYVELVRGTPLLVQIFIFYFFIGTVLDLSREFAGVAALALFTGAYVGEIVRAGVQSIVRGQDEAARSLGLSAAQSMRHVILPQAFKRVLPPLAGQFISLVKDTSLVSVIAITELTKSGREAITTSFSTFEIWFCVAALYLVINLPLSQIANRLERRLAQSD, encoded by the coding sequence GTGGCTAAACAGAAGAAAGCCCAGTGGCCCTGGCACCTGCTGACCGGGCTGATCCTGGTCGTGGGCATCCTGGCGATCTGGTATTCCACCTCGCTGATCTCCTACGAATGGCGCTGGAATCGCGTTCCCCAGTACTTCGCCTACCACGCCGAAGAAGCGCAGCGGGCGGCCGACCATGGCCGTGTCGAGAGCATCAGCCGCCAGGGCGACGACGCCCTCGTCACCCTGCTCGGTGAAAGCGGCGAACAGCAGCAGCTCAGCGTGGCCGGCGACAGCCTGCAGCTCAGCGAAGGCGACGACGTTGCCGAGGGCGATGTCATCGGCGTCAATCGTCACTGGGCGGCGGGGCCGCTGCTCTGGGGCCTCTGGACCACCCTGTGGATCTCCGTGGCAGCGGGCGTGTTCGGCCTGCTGATCGGCCTGGTCACCGGCCTGTGCCGGCTCTCGGCCAACCCGACGCTGCGCCACCTGTCGACGCTCTACGTCGAGCTGGTGCGCGGCACGCCGCTGCTGGTGCAGATCTTCATCTTCTACTTCTTTATCGGCACGGTGCTCGACCTGTCCCGCGAGTTCGCCGGTGTGGCGGCGCTGGCCTTGTTCACCGGCGCCTATGTCGGCGAGATCGTCCGTGCCGGCGTGCAGTCCATCGTTCGCGGCCAGGATGAAGCGGCCCGCTCCCTGGGCCTCAGCGCGGCGCAGTCGATGCGCCACGTGATCCTGCCCCAGGCGTTCAAGCGTGTGCTGCCGCCGTTGGCCGGGCAGTTCATCAGCCTGGTCAAGGACACCTCGCTGGTCTCGGTGATCGCCATCACCGAGCTGACCAAGAGCGGTCGCGAAGCCATCACCACCTCGTTCTCCACGTTCGAGATCTGGTTCTGCGTCGCGGCCCTGTACCTGGTGATCAACCTGCCGCTGTCGCAGATCGCCAACCGCCTGGAAC